One genomic segment of Hemibagrus wyckioides isolate EC202008001 linkage group LG08, SWU_Hwy_1.0, whole genome shotgun sequence includes these proteins:
- the lrtm2b gene encoding leucine-rich repeat and transmembrane domain-containing protein 2 produces MRILKWSLRSKMNVKVPTVLLILLSLTRELVGCPSICNCNITHTDCSSHDLPLSFNLISSQIPSNATTLNLSRNGIALIDPGAFANLSSLLQLDLSKNQLLTLHPTTFYPLRSLELLDLSSNILEDLAVDLFSELSNLRELILRDNRLKNVNSKQFQSLAELQRLDLSLNSLASVSLDLLDGLQGLVWLSLAGNRLSSIPRPVLEPLTVLKRLLLEGNRWNCSCSLVPFRHWVEWMLYRGGHVDSIECSLPAVLQGRDLRIIPMDMFKHCSRRPSSDMRMPPSTKSLIVSRDSTAACIEQRPRAMNLRRATTTLVLARLVCGVVWLMMVVVAMYGCVYAMLAAKYKQEQFKRSLLLRQLLLIEVKEPEVEKEKEEEDEKEMEADKAPFDKGAKAREHTEWMVLPPEVCI; encoded by the exons ATGAGGATACTCAAGTGGAGTCTGAGGAGCAAGATGAATGTCAAAG TTCCGACAGTACTGTTGATCCTTCTGAGTCTGACCAGAGAACTGGTAGGCTGCCCATCAATCTGCAACTGTAACATCACCCACACCGACTGTAGCAGCCATGATCTCCCGCTCTCCTTCAACTTGATTTCCAGCCAGATTCCATCTAACGCCACTACCCTCAACCTCTCCAGAAACGGCATCGCGCTAATAGATCCAGGAGCCTTTGCCAACCTCAGCAGCCTTCTGCAACTGGATCTCTCCAAAAACCAGCTCCTCACGCTCCACCCCACCACCTTTTACCCACTGAGAAGCCTGGAGCTTCTAGACCTTTCCAGCAACATCCTGGAGGACCTCGCAGTTGATCTTTTCTCTGAGCTCAGCAACCTCAGAGAGCTAATTTTAAGGGACAACAGGTTAAAGAATGTAAACTCCAAACAGTTCCAGAGTCTGGCTGAACTCCAACGCCTGGACCTTTCCTTGAACAGCCTGGCCTCTGTGTCCCTGGATCTTCTGGATGGACTTCAGGGACTGGTGTGGCTCTCATTAGCTGGGAATAGGCTAAGTTCGATTCCGAGACCTGTGCTGGAGCCGCTCACTGTGCTGAAGCGCCTCCTGCTGGAGGGAAACCGCTGGAACTGCAGTTGCAGCCTAGTGCCATTCAGACACTGGGTGGAATGGATGTTATATAGAG GTGGCCATGTGGATTCCATAGAGTGTTCTCTTCCTGCGGTCCTACAAGGCCGAGACCTCCGCATCATCCCCATGGACATGTTCAAACACTGTTCCCGGCGCCCCTCCTCAGACATGAGGATGCCTCCTTCAACCAAGAGTCTCATTGTCTCCAGAGACTCAACAGCAGCCTGTATTGAGCAGCGTCCCCGTGCGATGAACCTGCGCCGAGCCACCACCACCTTGGTGCTGGCCAGACTGgtgtgtggcgtggtgtggctGATGATGGTCGTGGTGGCCATGTACGGCTGTGTCTATGCCATGCTGGCGGCCAAGTATAAACAGGAGCAGTTCAAGAGGAGTCTGTTGCTCCGCCAGCTGCTACTGATCGAAGTGAAGGAGCCAGAGGtcgagaaggagaaggaggaggaagatgagaaAGAAATGGAGGCTGATAAAGCTCCTTTTGATAAGGGAGCTAAGGCTAGAGAGCACACAGAGTGGATGGTGTTGCCACCAGAAGTCTGCATTTGA